Proteins from a single region of Fibrobacter sp. UWB5:
- a CDS encoding RND family transporter, which translates to MSLPKINIEKINERFGRFGEFLLAHRAIMLVAFVVLLAVSVVGMKKIYVEASWDSYFIEGDPMLVETDKFKETFGNDYFVGVLVESDHSILTPDNLKLLRELSNELRDSLSYSDGKATSIVDLEYMLGTEEGMEITQIVPEEIPTDEAGLAEIEKRLADKPELAKKLISSDRKQAFINIKLRPFPEDDLWKAEGEAKGEKAEAPDMKTGRETAAIIAKEKYAPLNPRATGMPYLSFEKMTYIGQEMGRIFIMTILCAIIVMFLVTRSLRGIVSPLITTFAGVIMTFGLVGYLGLYMDATNIMVPVILAFAVSIAYNIHINSFFRKNMMLTGKRKESVLYAMRETGWSVLFSGLTTIVALLSFLSVMLKPIRSVGILSSIAIAFILLVALTVSPILLSFGKDKKPNAKVLERGDTRMGVILDSIGKFVLGHGKPIAIVFAIVTAISAFGLTKIEPAFDVERTMGRKVEYVNKMLYVAESEIGSFYSYDLVIDFGTNDKAKEVENLKKLEQLQDHAGKYPLTKRSTSILDIVKDLDRTLNENRQDKYAIPETEEEVAQLLLLYENAGGSEASYWMDYDYRKLRLMIEISSYNSNELQKEIEDLQNFARKLYPDAKVTAVGNLPQFTAMQQYLEVGQMTSFLISVVIVAVLLMIVFGSIRTGLIGMIPNIAPGIFVGGYLGLTDIPLDMMTATLIPMIIGLSVDDTIHFINHGHVEFDRTHDYRESILNVFRTAGPALVMTTIIMVATFAGFTTSAATQMFNFGFVVFVGLVSALLADLFVTPLLIKKFKIFGK; encoded by the coding sequence ATGAGCCTACCAAAGATCAACATTGAAAAAATCAACGAGCGATTCGGCCGTTTTGGCGAATTTTTGCTCGCACACCGCGCCATTATGCTAGTGGCGTTTGTCGTTTTGCTCGCAGTTTCGGTCGTGGGCATGAAAAAAATCTACGTCGAGGCGTCGTGGGACAGCTACTTTATCGAGGGCGACCCGATGCTTGTCGAAACGGACAAGTTCAAGGAAACTTTCGGTAACGACTATTTCGTGGGCGTGCTGGTCGAAAGCGACCATTCCATCTTGACGCCGGACAACCTGAAGCTATTGCGCGAGCTTTCGAACGAACTGCGCGACAGCCTCTCGTATTCCGACGGCAAGGCGACTTCGATTGTCGATTTGGAATACATGCTCGGCACCGAAGAGGGCATGGAAATCACGCAGATTGTGCCCGAAGAAATCCCGACAGACGAAGCGGGCCTCGCAGAAATCGAGAAGCGCCTGGCCGACAAGCCGGAACTGGCGAAGAAGCTGATTTCGAGTGACCGCAAGCAGGCCTTCATCAACATCAAGCTGCGCCCCTTCCCCGAAGATGACCTGTGGAAAGCCGAAGGCGAAGCGAAGGGTGAAAAGGCGGAAGCCCCCGACATGAAAACGGGTCGCGAAACGGCAGCAATCATCGCGAAGGAAAAGTATGCACCGCTGAATCCGCGCGCTACGGGCATGCCTTACTTGAGCTTCGAGAAGATGACTTACATCGGTCAGGAAATGGGTCGCATTTTCATCATGACCATTCTCTGCGCCATCATCGTGATGTTCTTGGTGACACGTTCGCTGCGCGGAATCGTCTCGCCGTTGATTACGACTTTTGCGGGAGTCATCATGACTTTCGGCCTGGTGGGTTATCTCGGACTTTATATGGATGCAACCAACATCATGGTGCCCGTGATTTTGGCCTTCGCCGTTTCAATTGCATACAACATTCACATCAACTCATTCTTCCGCAAGAACATGATGCTTACGGGCAAACGCAAGGAATCGGTGCTTTACGCCATGCGTGAAACGGGCTGGTCGGTGCTTTTCTCGGGCCTTACCACGATTGTCGCGTTGCTCAGTTTCCTTTCGGTGATGCTCAAGCCGATTCGCTCCGTGGGCATTCTCTCGTCGATTGCGATTGCATTCATTCTTCTCGTGGCGCTGACGGTTTCGCCGATTCTCCTGAGTTTCGGCAAAGACAAGAAGCCGAACGCGAAGGTGCTTGAACGCGGTGACACGCGCATGGGAGTCATTCTCGATTCTATCGGAAAATTCGTTCTCGGGCACGGCAAGCCGATTGCGATTGTATTCGCCATCGTAACTGCAATTTCTGCTTTCGGGCTCACCAAGATAGAACCCGCCTTTGACGTAGAACGCACCATGGGCCGCAAGGTCGAATACGTGAACAAGATGCTCTACGTGGCAGAATCCGAAATCGGAAGCTTCTATTCGTACGACCTGGTGATTGACTTTGGTACAAACGACAAGGCCAAGGAAGTCGAGAATCTGAAAAAGCTCGAACAGTTGCAGGATCATGCCGGCAAGTACCCGCTCACCAAGCGTTCCACCTCCATTCTTGACATCGTCAAGGATTTGGACCGCACGCTGAACGAGAACCGTCAGGATAAATACGCCATTCCCGAAACGGAAGAAGAAGTCGCTCAGCTGCTTTTGCTCTACGAAAACGCGGGCGGCAGCGAAGCAAGCTACTGGATGGATTACGATTACAGGAAGCTCCGCCTGATGATTGAAATTTCGAGCTACAACTCCAACGAACTCCAGAAGGAAATCGAGGACTTGCAGAATTTCGCACGCAAGCTTTACCCGGACGCAAAGGTGACTGCCGTAGGAAACCTGCCGCAGTTCACCGCCATGCAGCAGTACCTGGAAGTGGGCCAGATGACGTCGTTCCTGATTTCTGTAGTCATCGTGGCTGTCCTTTTGATGATCGTTTTCGGCAGCATTCGCACGGGCCTTATCGGCATGATTCCGAACATTGCGCCGGGCATTTTCGTGGGCGGCTACCTTGGACTCACGGACATTCCGCTTGACATGATGACGGCGACGCTCATCCCGATGATTATCGGCCTTTCCGTCGACGACACGATTCACTTCATCAACCACGGGCATGTGGAATTTGACCGCACCCACGATTACCGCGAATCGATTCTCAACGTATTCCGCACGGCAGGCCCGGCACTCGTGATGACGACGATTATCATGGTGGCGACATTTGCGGGCTTTACCACCTCGGCCGCAACGCAGATGTTCAACTTCGGCTTCGTGGTGTTCGTGGGCCTTGTCTCGGCACTGCTCGCCGACCTGTTTGTGACACCGCTTTTAATCAAGAAATTCAAGATTTTTGGAAAATAG
- a CDS encoding outer membrane lipoprotein-sorting protein yields the protein MNMKFAKKAATIIVALSAMVSAETLTGRDIVQKVHDRPDGDTRSSELSMTLINKSGAKRERKITSFAMDVGKDTKQIMFFRYPNDVKGTGFLTVDYDDINKDDDKWLYLPAMKKTRRISGKSSKTDYFMGSDFTYDDVGLRNIDEDTHTFVREEKVDGVDCWVVESVPKKGDEIFSKKISWIRKDCLIAAKVEYYDKLGKLHRSLKVENVVQVDGFWSIAKMSMENVQTNHKTLLEFGDIKFNIPLDAKTFTVPRLERGL from the coding sequence ATGAATATGAAATTCGCAAAAAAAGCCGCGACAATTATTGTCGCCTTGAGCGCCATGGTGAGCGCAGAAACTTTGACCGGCCGCGACATCGTGCAAAAAGTGCATGACCGCCCCGATGGCGACACACGCAGTTCCGAACTCTCAATGACTCTCATCAACAAGAGCGGAGCCAAGCGCGAACGCAAGATTACCTCGTTTGCAATGGACGTGGGTAAGGACACCAAGCAGATCATGTTCTTCCGCTACCCCAACGACGTGAAGGGCACAGGATTCCTGACTGTCGATTATGACGACATCAACAAGGATGACGACAAGTGGCTTTACCTGCCCGCCATGAAAAAGACGCGCCGCATTAGCGGAAAGAGTTCCAAGACGGATTACTTCATGGGCTCCGACTTCACTTACGACGATGTGGGCCTGCGCAACATCGACGAAGACACGCATACATTTGTGCGCGAAGAAAAGGTCGATGGCGTGGACTGCTGGGTCGTTGAATCCGTGCCGAAAAAAGGCGACGAAATCTTCTCGAAGAAAATCTCCTGGATTCGCAAGGACTGCCTGATTGCAGCGAAAGTGGAATACTACGACAAGCTCGGCAAACTGCACCGCTCGCTGAAAGTTGAAAACGTGGTTCAGGTAGACGGTTTCTGGTCTATCGCCAAGATGAGCATGGAAAACGTGCAGACCAACCACAAGACACTCCTTGAATTCGGCGACATCAAGTTCAACATTCCGCTTGACGCAAAGACATTCACCGTCCCGCGCCTGGAAAGAGGACTCTAG
- a CDS encoding DUF1302 family protein, giving the protein MSKFWWLAIGMAAATAFAQESPFQFNGFVDTYHALQTQHPHDFTTSRTRLRAELRVDYENAYLFTSLNGVHNSILEDRTGVQLQEAYFNYQNDFLEIRAGRQIVVWGVADGLRVTDLISPVDYTEFMSSDYDDMRMAVDGFRIKYPGERVNAEIVYVPVPRYFQMPMQEENPWRPELPEKASIDFPEGPDAKFKNGDFGTRVSFFLSNLDFSVSALHTHNQSPVSVAGYDPVKDSIVIHGIHETMTMIGGDLSMPIGEFVLRAEIAEYFGEALGYASNLDYARKNTFNALGGIDWYAGDNWTFMVQYLHKYIADYSHNLAAEKNSSEMTFRISKELLNNTLKLSLYGMFDIDNLAYYARVSGDYSVTDQVMLSLGYDHFGGKRGQLAGYDKNRELWAKAKYYF; this is encoded by the coding sequence ATGTCTAAATTCTGGTGGTTAGCGATCGGAATGGCGGCAGCGACCGCCTTCGCCCAAGAATCTCCATTCCAGTTTAACGGGTTCGTGGATACGTATCACGCCCTGCAAACGCAGCATCCGCACGATTTTACCACGTCGCGGACGCGCCTGCGCGCAGAACTCCGCGTGGATTACGAGAACGCCTACTTGTTCACCAGCCTGAATGGCGTGCACAACAGCATTCTCGAAGACCGCACCGGAGTGCAGTTGCAAGAGGCGTATTTCAACTACCAGAATGACTTTCTTGAAATTCGTGCGGGCCGCCAGATTGTGGTATGGGGCGTTGCCGACGGGCTTCGCGTTACCGACTTGATTTCGCCTGTAGATTACACCGAATTCATGTCGAGCGATTACGACGACATGCGCATGGCTGTCGACGGTTTTCGCATCAAGTACCCCGGCGAACGCGTGAATGCCGAAATCGTTTACGTGCCCGTGCCGCGATACTTCCAGATGCCCATGCAAGAAGAAAACCCCTGGCGTCCTGAATTGCCCGAAAAAGCGAGCATCGATTTCCCGGAAGGTCCCGATGCCAAATTCAAGAACGGCGACTTCGGAACGCGAGTCTCGTTCTTCCTCTCAAATCTAGATTTCTCTGTCTCGGCGCTCCATACGCATAACCAGTCGCCTGTCTCCGTCGCGGGTTACGACCCCGTCAAGGATTCCATTGTCATCCACGGCATTCACGAAACCATGACCATGATCGGTGGCGACCTCTCTATGCCTATCGGCGAATTCGTGCTGCGTGCAGAAATCGCAGAATACTTCGGTGAAGCGCTCGGTTACGCAAGCAATCTCGATTACGCCCGCAAGAATACCTTCAATGCGCTTGGTGGAATCGACTGGTACGCCGGCGACAACTGGACTTTCATGGTGCAGTATTTGCACAAGTACATCGCCGACTATTCGCATAACTTGGCCGCCGAAAAGAATTCCTCCGAAATGACCTTCCGTATTTCAAAGGAACTGCTGAACAACACGCTCAAGCTTTCGCTCTACGGCATGTTCGACATTGACAACCTTGCCTATTACGCGCGCGTTTCGGGCGATTACTCAGTTACTGACCAAGTGATGCTCTCGCTCGGTTATGACCACTTTGGCGGCAAGCGCGGGCAACTCGCAGGCTACGACAAGAATCGCGAACTTTGGGCGAAAGCGAAGTATTACTTCTAA